The genomic region AACCAGTTATCATGTCGTCTGGTTTTCTTTCAGAACTGATATCTACATGTTGGAACTTGTTGGAACTAGTCATAATGCATGACAGGGTAATACCAATATAATAGGCGGTTAATGATAGTTTTGTGTCACTGACACATAACAAAGTATATAAACCAGTACTTAGATCTAATCTACTAATTAGTAGGGATCAGATCTAAAGACACTAGGTGCATCTAATTATACTAGGAGATATATAGCTAATCAAGATGGATTCTTCTAATAAAGATCTGACAAGATCAAAGCCACGTGACATGTATAGTCACATACCGCAACACTACAGCTGTGTAGAGAGTTTCTAAGGAAGCTCCTTCATATGAGAAGTTATTTCCTAATCAATTGCATGAAGGGAGAATTTTCAGGTTTTAAGTAATGGCGTGGTTTCTGTCGTTCGTTCTTCAAACACACAACCAATGTAGGCGTTTTTGTACTGCTATCGTTAAGACGTACCTTTAGGTTAATTAAAAACTGATCCATATCAGACTTCAAAATGATGTCAGCGTTTAAGCAGGTACTTGCTTTAGCATACACTGAAACCAAGAACAAAATCGAAAGTGTTTGACTATTACTAGTAAAAACCACATATATACTACAGGCTGTACCAGTACCATGAGGTAAACACACAGCCATGAAACATACTGGCTTGACTCTCATTTTTTAATGTGAAGTTTGCATACtatttatttcttgttcaattcgATGTGTTTGATAAATTTTGCAGGGTTACCTGCCACAACGACATTAGCATCAACGTCTTTAGTGATCACACTTCCAGATCCAATAACAGCATTGTCACCAATTGTAACACCAGGCAAGATTGTCACGTTTCCACCAATCCAGACTCTATTTCCAATTTTAACTGGGATACCAAACTCCACGCCTTTCGAGCGTTCAATAGGATCCAGAGCATGTGACGCtgtgtatatatgtacacCAGGTCCCAGCAGAACATCatcaccaatttcaattttacaAACGTCTAACATAATGCAATCGAAATTGGCGTAGAAGTTCTTTCCGA from Kluyveromyces lactis strain NRRL Y-1140 chromosome D complete sequence harbors:
- a CDS encoding uncharacterized protein (no similarity), with translation MRVKPVCFMAVCLPHGTGTACSIYVVFTSNSQTLSILFLVSVYAKASTCLNADIILKSDMDQFLINLKVRLNDSSTKTPTLVVCLKNERQKPRHYLKPENSPFMQLIRK
- a CDS encoding acetyltransferase (similar to uniprot|P40892 Saccharomyces cerevisiae YJL218W Hypothetical ORF), with the protein product MTRSEKEKMLIGEPYLCMDPELVEERLKARQLVYDFNQSKPEDEELRKRILDQLLGKHYNAFIEPNFRCDYGSNITVGKNFYANFDCIMLDVCKIEIGDDVLLGPGVHIYTASHALDPIERSKGVEFGIPVKIGNRVWIGGNVTILPGVTIGDNAVIGSGSVITKDVDANVVVAGNPAKFIKHIELNKK